One window of the Tissierella sp. genome contains the following:
- a CDS encoding DNA polymerase III subunit alpha, whose amino-acid sequence MNYKDKFVHLHVHTEYSLLDGSIKIKNIMKRTKELGMDSIAITDHGSMFGVVQFYKEAKKHGVKPILGSEVYVAIDKYTDRDPKDKNQYHLVLLAESNEGYQNLMKIVSEGYVNGFYYKPRVDHEVLRKYSKGIIALSACLGGEISQHILNNNIDKAKRIALEYQNIFGKDNYFLELQDFGVEDQRMVNRQLIKISKETGIPLVATNDVHYLKKEDARVHDVLLCIQTAKTVDDTDRMKFPTNEFYLKSPEEMQNIFSDNLMALENTAWVADRCNVELDFNTLHLPGFDVPQGFTNEEYLKHLTLEGLNSRYKDITQEIEDRFNYEFNTIIQMGYTDYFLIVWDFIKFAKDNGIMVGPGRGSAAGSIVSYALGIIDIDPLEYGLLFERFLNPERVSMPDIDIDFCYERREEVIQYVVRKYGADRVAQIATFGTMAARGAIRDVGRAINMPYGQVDSIAKQIPMDLGMNIEKALEVNKSLRDIYDDDHDVENLIDLAKAVEGLPRHTSTHAAGVLISKEPVTNYVPLLRNGDSLTTQFNMIELEELGLLKMDFLGLRTLTVIRDAVNLIAENKEIEVDFDNIDYEDPLILEMFAKAETLGIFQFESPGMRAFLKELKPNVFENLIAANSLFRPGPMNQIPTFVACKHDPSKIEYLHPKLEHILDVTYGCIVYQEQVMQIVRDIGGYSMGRADLVRRAMGKKKMDVMEEERKNFIYGQVDENGEVILAGAIRNGVDEKSASKIYDLMIDFANYAFNKSHSAAYAVVAYRTAWLKYYYPVEFMAALISSVMGSTNSVSLYIQECKRLGIEILPPDINESYNKFTVLAGKIRYGLSAVKNVGVNFINAVVKAREQGRFKSFTDFIERVDKIDSSSMNKRAVESLIKCGAMDSLGGNRAQFLAIFEKTIDSVHSDRKRNIEGQFSIFDTVDDSVSKDNLPDLKEFPKNILLTMEKEMVGIYISGHPLEPYKSELEKVSTITTVDLLNSGEDIGEKLDGPNDGDRVIIGGIIVEKKNKITRNNNMMAFVTLEDLYGAIECIVFPTTFDRYNKYLKEDGLVVVEGRISMSEVEEPKILVEKIRELNTFKRGKLYLKISSSSVANVFSKIKEILRKYKGDTPVYIYLEKEKKTIVSDRELWIDVSEKAIMELKDLLGEESVKLS is encoded by the coding sequence ATGAACTATAAGGATAAATTCGTCCATCTACATGTGCATACTGAATATAGCTTGTTAGATGGCTCGATTAAAATAAAAAATATAATGAAAAGAACCAAGGAGCTAGGTATGGATTCAATCGCCATAACGGATCATGGTTCTATGTTTGGCGTTGTTCAATTTTATAAAGAGGCTAAAAAACATGGAGTAAAGCCTATACTGGGATCTGAAGTATATGTTGCCATAGATAAATATACCGATAGAGATCCTAAGGATAAAAACCAATATCATTTAGTACTTTTAGCTGAAAGCAATGAAGGATACCAAAATTTGATGAAGATTGTATCTGAAGGCTATGTAAATGGTTTTTATTATAAGCCTAGAGTTGATCATGAGGTCCTAAGAAAATATAGCAAAGGAATCATTGCCTTGTCCGCTTGTTTAGGTGGAGAGATTTCTCAGCATATATTGAACAACAATATAGATAAAGCAAAAAGAATTGCCTTGGAATACCAAAATATATTTGGCAAAGACAACTATTTTCTTGAGTTACAGGATTTTGGTGTAGAAGATCAGAGAATGGTAAATCGACAACTTATTAAAATATCTAAGGAAACGGGTATACCTTTAGTAGCTACAAATGATGTCCATTATCTTAAAAAAGAAGATGCAAGGGTTCATGATGTGCTTTTATGTATTCAAACGGCTAAAACAGTAGATGATACTGATAGGATGAAATTTCCTACAAATGAATTTTATTTAAAATCACCAGAAGAGATGCAAAATATATTTAGTGATAATCTAATGGCTTTAGAGAATACTGCATGGGTAGCTGATAGATGTAATGTAGAGCTAGATTTTAACACCCTGCATTTGCCGGGTTTTGATGTACCCCAAGGTTTTACTAATGAAGAATACTTAAAACATCTTACCTTGGAAGGATTAAATAGTAGGTATAAGGATATTACCCAGGAAATTGAGGATAGATTTAATTATGAGTTTAATACAATTATTCAGATGGGTTATACAGACTATTTCCTCATAGTATGGGATTTTATAAAATTTGCTAAGGATAATGGTATAATGGTAGGTCCAGGTAGGGGATCTGCTGCTGGTAGTATAGTATCCTATGCCCTAGGGATTATTGATATTGATCCTTTGGAGTATGGATTATTATTTGAAAGGTTTTTAAATCCTGAGAGAGTATCTATGCCTGATATAGATATTGATTTTTGCTATGAGAGGCGAGAAGAAGTCATTCAATATGTGGTGAGAAAATATGGAGCTGATAGAGTTGCCCAAATCGCCACTTTTGGTACAATGGCAGCTCGTGGAGCAATTAGAGATGTAGGTAGGGCAATAAATATGCCTTATGGGCAAGTAGATTCAATAGCAAAACAAATCCCAATGGATTTGGGAATGAACATAGAGAAGGCTCTTGAAGTTAATAAGAGTTTACGAGATATTTACGATGATGACCATGATGTTGAAAATTTAATAGATTTAGCAAAGGCTGTGGAAGGACTACCTAGACATACTTCTACCCATGCTGCAGGGGTTTTGATTTCCAAAGAGCCTGTTACCAATTATGTACCTTTATTGAGGAATGGTGACTCATTAACTACACAGTTTAATATGATTGAGCTAGAGGAATTAGGCCTGCTTAAAATGGACTTTCTAGGCTTAAGGACTTTGACAGTAATAAGAGATGCTGTTAATCTCATTGCAGAAAATAAAGAGATAGAAGTTGATTTTGATAATATAGACTATGAGGATCCATTAATTCTTGAAATGTTTGCAAAGGCTGAAACCTTGGGTATATTTCAATTTGAATCGCCAGGTATGAGAGCATTTTTAAAGGAATTAAAGCCAAATGTATTTGAAAACCTTATAGCAGCCAATTCACTATTTAGACCAGGCCCTATGAATCAGATACCTACTTTCGTAGCCTGTAAACATGATCCATCAAAGATTGAATATTTACATCCAAAGCTAGAACATATCCTTGATGTTACCTACGGTTGTATTGTGTATCAGGAGCAAGTAATGCAAATTGTTAGAGATATTGGTGGATACTCAATGGGAAGAGCAGATTTAGTAAGGCGTGCTATGGGTAAGAAAAAAATGGATGTAATGGAAGAGGAGAGAAAGAATTTTATTTATGGGCAGGTTGATGAAAATGGAGAGGTTATTTTAGCTGGAGCCATAAGAAATGGAGTAGATGAAAAATCTGCGTCCAAGATATATGATTTAATGATTGATTTTGCTAATTATGCTTTTAATAAATCACATTCAGCTGCTTATGCAGTAGTAGCTTATAGAACTGCTTGGCTTAAATACTATTATCCAGTAGAATTTATGGCAGCTTTAATATCATCTGTCATGGGAAGTACAAATTCAGTATCCCTATATATACAGGAATGTAAAAGGTTAGGAATAGAAATATTGCCTCCAGATATTAATGAATCTTATAATAAATTTACTGTATTAGCTGGGAAAATTCGATATGGTCTTTCTGCAGTTAAGAATGTGGGCGTAAATTTTATTAACGCTGTTGTAAAAGCTAGGGAGCAAGGTAGATTTAAATCTTTTACAGATTTTATAGAAAGAGTAGATAAGATAGATTCTTCTTCCATGAATAAAAGAGCTGTAGAATCCTTGATTAAATGTGGTGCCATGGATAGTTTAGGTGGTAATAGAGCTCAGTTTTTAGCCATATTTGAAAAGACAATAGACAGTGTTCATTCTGATAGAAAGAGAAATATAGAGGGACAGTTCTCCATATTTGATACTGTGGATGATAGTGTATCAAAGGATAACTTACCAGATTTAAAAGAATTTCCAAAAAATATTTTGCTTACAATGGAAAAAGAAATGGTTGGTATATATATTTCTGGACATCCATTAGAGCCATATAAATCAGAATTAGAAAAAGTTTCTACTATAACAACTGTTGACCTTTTAAATAGTGGAGAAGATATAGGAGAAAAGCTAGATGGCCCAAATGATGGAGATAGGGTTATAATTGGAGGAATAATTGTTGAGAAGAAGAACAAGATAACTAGAAACAACAATATGATGGCTTTTGTTACCTTAGAGGATTTGTATGGGGCTATAGAATGTATTGTATTTCCTACGACCTTCGATAGGTATAATAAGTATCTCAAAGAAGATGGACTGGTAGTCGTAGAAGGTAGAATCAGTATGTCTGAGGTTGAAGAGCCTAAGATTTTAGTGGAAAAGATTAGGGAATTAAATACATTTAAGAGAGGAAAACTTTATCTAAAAATCTCCTCAAGTAGTGTTGCTAATGTATTTAGCAAGATTAAGGAGATTCTAAGGAAGTACAAAGGTGATACTCCAGTATATATATATCTAGAAAAGGAAAAGAAAACTATTGTATCTGATAGAGAATTGTGGATTGATGTCAGTGAAAAGGCTATAATGGAATTAAAGGACTTACTAGGGGAAGAATCAGTAAAATTATCTTAG
- the pfkA gene encoding 6-phosphofructokinase, with translation MKTIGVLTSGGDAPGMNAAIRAVVRSGIYNDFRVMGIRQGYSGLIEGDIDDMNLSSVADIIHRGGTTLRSARSDEFKTEKGFKKALNVLNVFGIDGLVVLGGDGTLKGARELSNAGIPTIGIPCTIDNDCGYSDYTIGFYTAVETVVDAISKIRDTSTSHGRANVIEVMGRNCGDIALYAGLAGGAESIIIPEVEFDIDEVCKRAIQGKNRGKLHHIIVLAEGVGNAYDVSKSISDKTGIDTRVTILGYIQRGGTPTSFDRILASRMGNKAIDLLKAGKSGRALGVKCNQIIDLDINEALEVKKSFDIEMYNTAKILSI, from the coding sequence ATGAAGACCATAGGAGTGTTGACTAGTGGGGGAGATGCCCCAGGCATGAATGCAGCCATTAGAGCGGTTGTAAGATCTGGAATATATAATGATTTTAGAGTTATGGGAATAAGACAAGGCTATAGTGGTTTAATTGAGGGAGATATAGATGATATGAATCTTTCCTCTGTTGCTGATATAATTCATAGAGGAGGAACTACACTTAGATCAGCTAGGTCTGATGAGTTTAAGACAGAAAAAGGATTTAAAAAGGCTTTAAATGTACTAAATGTATTTGGAATAGATGGACTTGTAGTACTAGGTGGAGATGGTACTTTAAAGGGAGCTAGAGAATTGTCAAATGCAGGAATACCTACTATTGGAATACCCTGCACAATTGACAATGATTGTGGGTATTCTGATTATACTATAGGATTTTATACTGCTGTTGAAACTGTAGTAGATGCTATATCCAAGATAAGAGATACATCTACATCCCATGGTAGAGCAAATGTAATTGAAGTCATGGGAAGAAATTGTGGAGATATAGCTCTTTATGCTGGATTAGCAGGCGGCGCTGAAAGTATAATTATTCCTGAAGTAGAATTTGATATAGATGAAGTATGTAAAAGAGCAATACAAGGTAAAAATAGAGGAAAATTGCATCATATTATAGTTTTAGCAGAAGGTGTCGGAAATGCCTATGATGTATCAAAATCCATAAGTGATAAAACAGGTATTGATACTAGGGTAACTATATTAGGATATATCCAAAGAGGAGGTACACCTACTTCCTTTGATAGGATATTAGCTAGTAGAATGGGCAATAAGGCTATAGATTTACTTAAAGCAGGGAAATCTGGAAGGGCTTTAGGTGTTAAATGCAATCAGATAATTGATTTAGATATTAATGAGGCATTAGAAGTAAAGAAATCATTTGATATTGAGATGTATAATACTGCAAAGATATTATCAATTTAA
- the pyk gene encoding pyruvate kinase, which produces MKKTKIVCTIGPASESEKVLKELFLNGLNVCRLNFSHGSHEEHKQRIDNIKRVREELKMPIGIMLDTKGPEIRLGDFKDGTIEIEEGDIFTLTTRDILGDKSIVSVSYKGLPNDIEKDSRILIDDGLVEFKVMEIINDTDIKCIALNNGTLKNHKGVNVPGVKINLPAVTQKDVDDILFGIENGIDFIAASFVRKAADVLEIRKLLEENNVNTIEIISKIENQEGVDNIDEILAASDGIMVARGDLGVEIQTEEIPIVQKELIRKSNIAGKPVITATQMLDSMMRNPRPTRAEVTDVANAILDGSSAIMLSGETAAGKYPIESVKTMYNIAKRTEDSLDYGEILNSKVAVSEISTTNAISKATCTTAMDLGASAIITATSSGYTSKAISKFRPKAPIIAATTTESVMRRLSLVWGVYPVLSPYSNSTDDVIELSIQSTVDEGYVKEGDLVVITAGIPVGTAGSTNLIKVHTIGKVLLKGTGIGKHSTLGRICIAYNAEELKEKFKDGDIIVSKDTDRDMVSYMERASAIITEHGGLTSHAAIVGLNLHKPTIVGADGATSILRDGDIVTVDSTTGLIYKGEARVL; this is translated from the coding sequence ATGAAAAAGACTAAGATAGTATGTACAATAGGTCCTGCTTCAGAATCAGAGAAAGTTTTAAAAGAACTTTTCTTAAATGGGTTAAATGTTTGTAGACTCAATTTTTCCCATGGTTCCCATGAGGAACATAAGCAAAGAATTGATAATATTAAAAGAGTTAGGGAAGAACTTAAGATGCCTATAGGAATTATGCTAGATACAAAAGGTCCTGAAATTAGGCTAGGTGATTTTAAGGATGGCACTATAGAAATTGAAGAAGGAGATATATTTACATTAACGACTAGAGATATACTAGGGGATAAGAGTATTGTATCGGTTTCTTACAAAGGCTTGCCTAATGATATTGAAAAGGATAGTAGAATCTTAATTGACGATGGCTTAGTGGAATTTAAGGTTATGGAGATTATAAATGATACAGATATTAAATGTATAGCATTGAATAATGGTACATTAAAAAATCATAAAGGTGTAAATGTGCCTGGGGTAAAAATCAATCTACCAGCCGTAACTCAAAAAGATGTAGATGATATTTTATTTGGTATTGAGAATGGTATAGATTTCATAGCTGCTTCCTTTGTGAGAAAGGCAGCTGATGTCCTAGAGATTAGAAAGCTATTAGAAGAAAATAATGTAAATACAATAGAGATAATATCCAAGATAGAAAATCAAGAGGGTGTTGATAATATTGATGAGATATTAGCAGCTTCAGATGGGATAATGGTGGCGAGGGGAGATTTAGGAGTAGAGATCCAGACTGAAGAAATCCCTATAGTACAAAAAGAGTTAATTAGAAAATCTAATATAGCAGGTAAACCTGTAATAACAGCAACTCAGATGCTTGATTCCATGATGAGAAATCCAAGACCAACAAGGGCTGAAGTAACGGATGTTGCTAATGCTATTCTCGATGGAAGTAGTGCTATTATGTTATCCGGAGAAACAGCCGCAGGAAAATATCCTATTGAGTCAGTAAAGACTATGTACAATATAGCCAAAAGGACAGAAGATTCACTGGATTATGGTGAGATACTTAATTCCAAAGTTGCTGTTAGTGAGATATCAACAACTAATGCCATAAGTAAAGCTACTTGTACAACGGCAATGGACCTAGGAGCATCTGCAATAATAACTGCTACCTCATCTGGATATACATCAAAAGCAATATCTAAATTTAGACCAAAAGCACCTATAATAGCAGCAACTACTACTGAATCAGTAATGAGAAGATTGTCCTTAGTGTGGGGAGTCTATCCCGTACTGTCACCTTATAGCAATTCAACGGATGATGTAATTGAATTATCTATTCAATCAACTGTTGATGAAGGATATGTAAAGGAAGGAGATTTGGTTGTAATTACAGCGGGTATTCCTGTTGGAACAGCCGGTTCAACTAATCTTATAAAGGTTCATACTATAGGAAAAGTACTATTGAAGGGAACAGGTATAGGCAAGCACTCAACCCTTGGAAGAATCTGCATTGCATATAATGCAGAGGAACTAAAAGAGAAATTTAAAGATGGAGATATAATAGTTAGTAAGGATACAGATAGGGATATGGTAAGTTATATGGAGAGAGCCTCAGCAATAATAACAGAACATGGTGGACTTACTTCCCATGCAGCCATAGTAGGATTAAATCTTCACAAGCCAACAATAGTAGGAGCAGATGGTGCCACATCTATATTGAGAGATGGAGATATAGTTACAGTAGATAGTACTACTGGACTTATATACAAAGGAGAAGCCAGAGTATTATAG
- a CDS encoding aldo/keto reductase, which translates to MEKRLLGKTNLEVSVIGFGGIPIQRVDSHMSTSLLEEASKLGINFIDTARGYNESENLIGEALEKIGREKFFLATKTMKRDYQGMLDDINISLKNLRTDYIDLYQLHNVKSIEELELVLSENGALKALKEAKEKGIVRNIGITGHNPDILDKAIDTDEFATIQCPYNPVEQQADELFKKAKAKDIGVIVMKPLAGGAITKGELSLRFIIDNPNVTVAIPGMDSIEQINENAMVGIDVRKLTDEEEKILFEEANSLGSEFCRRCGYCMPCPQNIDIPTQFLMEGYYTRYNLKEWAQGRYDAMEKRAVHCIECGQCEPRCPYNLPIRKMMKKVVATLG; encoded by the coding sequence TTGGAAAAAAGATTGTTAGGGAAAACTAATTTAGAAGTATCGGTAATTGGATTTGGTGGTATTCCAATTCAAAGAGTAGATAGTCATATGTCAACAAGTTTGCTAGAGGAAGCAAGCAAATTAGGGATTAACTTCATCGATACTGCTCGTGGATATAATGAATCTGAAAATCTAATAGGTGAGGCTCTAGAGAAAATAGGTAGAGAAAAGTTTTTTCTAGCTACAAAGACCATGAAAAGAGATTATCAAGGAATGCTTGATGATATAAATATTAGCTTAAAAAACCTAAGAACTGATTATATAGATTTATATCAGCTCCACAATGTAAAAAGTATAGAAGAGTTAGAACTAGTATTAAGTGAGAATGGTGCCCTAAAGGCATTAAAAGAAGCTAAGGAAAAGGGTATAGTTAGAAATATAGGAATAACAGGACATAATCCAGATATCCTAGATAAGGCTATAGATACAGATGAGTTTGCTACTATACAATGTCCTTATAATCCTGTTGAGCAACAGGCAGATGAATTATTCAAAAAGGCAAAAGCTAAAGATATTGGAGTAATTGTTATGAAGCCCTTAGCAGGTGGTGCTATTACAAAAGGCGAGTTATCCTTAAGATTTATTATTGACAATCCCAATGTAACTGTAGCTATTCCAGGGATGGATTCTATAGAACAAATAAATGAAAATGCCATGGTAGGTATTGATGTAAGGAAATTAACTGATGAAGAAGAAAAGATTTTGTTTGAAGAAGCTAATTCCCTAGGGTCTGAATTTTGTAGGCGCTGTGGATATTGCATGCCATGTCCACAAAATATAGATATACCAACACAATTTTTAATGGAAGGGTATTATACTAGATATAATCTAAAGGAATGGGCTCAAGGAAGGTATGACGCTATGGAAAAAAGAGCAGTACATTGCATAGAATGTGGACAATGTGAGCCAAGATGTCCATATAATCTTCCAATAAGAAAGATGATGAAGAAAGTAGTGGCAACATTAGGATAG
- a CDS encoding GntR family transcriptional regulator yields MSDSKLDTDSIYELLKKRIIHLEYEPGLVLNEVDVAEEFNTSRTPIRRVFQLLHGDKLLNIVPRFGAQVAPIDFKQMKSIFEVTRELDPFATRLAVERISDEKIKELEEIMSRLENYDITKDYQNAINDDELFHDIIFSSCDNPWLQEILTSLHYHTERLWHYCESYFDSMDLFTHSLGKVLEAVKEKDVEKAEKYTREHIDEFVLKIKKEML; encoded by the coding sequence ATGAGTGACAGTAAATTAGATACAGATAGTATATATGAACTATTGAAAAAAAGAATTATACATCTTGAGTATGAACCGGGTTTAGTCTTAAATGAGGTAGATGTTGCAGAGGAGTTCAATACTAGTAGAACACCTATTAGAAGAGTTTTTCAACTATTACATGGTGATAAACTTTTAAATATCGTTCCAAGATTTGGTGCTCAGGTTGCACCTATAGATTTTAAACAAATGAAATCTATATTCGAGGTAACTAGAGAGCTAGATCCATTTGCTACAAGACTTGCAGTAGAGAGAATAAGTGACGAAAAGATTAAAGAACTTGAGGAGATTATGTCTAGGTTAGAAAACTATGATATTACTAAAGATTACCAGAATGCAATTAACGATGATGAACTTTTTCATGATATTATATTTTCTAGTTGCGATAACCCCTGGTTACAAGAAATTTTAACATCCCTGCATTATCATACTGAAAGATTGTGGCATTATTGTGAGAGTTATTTTGATAGTATGGATCTTTTTACTCATTCATTGGGAAAGGTATTAGAAGCAGTAAAAGAAAAGGATGTAGAAAAAGCTGAAAAATATACTAGAGAACATATAGATGAATTTGTTCTCAAAATAAAAAAGGAAATGTTATAG
- the grdA gene encoding glycine/sarcosine/betaine reductase complex selenoprotein A: MSIFNENTKVIIIGDRDGIPGPAMEECVKTTPAEVVFSSTECFVUTAAGAMDLENQKRVKDLTEKYGAENMLVLIGGAEAEAAGLAAETVTAGDPTFAGPLAGVSLGLKVYHAVEPDFKESVEADVYDEQIGMMEMVLEVDEIVEEVKGIREEFTKF, from the coding sequence ATGTCAATTTTTAATGAAAACACAAAAGTTATCATTATTGGAGACAGAGATGGTATACCCGGACCAGCTATGGAAGAATGCGTAAAAACCACTCCTGCAGAAGTAGTATTTTCATCTACTGAATGTTTCGTCTGAACGGCTGCAGGTGCAATGGACTTAGAAAATCAAAAAAGGGTTAAAGACTTAACTGAAAAATACGGAGCAGAAAACATGCTTGTATTAATTGGTGGAGCTGAAGCTGAAGCAGCAGGATTAGCGGCTGAAACAGTAACAGCAGGTGACCCTACATTTGCAGGTCCATTAGCAGGAGTCTCGTTGGGACTTAAAGTTTACCATGCAGTAGAACCAGATTTCAAAGAATCTGTAGAGGCTGATGTATATGATGAGCAAATTGGTATGATGGAAATGGTTCTTGAAGTTGATGAAATAGTTGAAGAAGTAAAGGGTATAAGGGAAGAATTTACAAAATTTTAA
- a CDS encoding GrdX family protein, with protein sequence MTNEMNYQIVTNNPTVKDDYEEVIFVEGGFGDVLLKVRDLVHSGFELINHPLGASSRMFFSPYRSIAIREKSQGKHDIHVETIENSIENYNKHTSMKKADMANSEDYALIDSELLKSSLHEFERIYN encoded by the coding sequence ATGACAAATGAGATGAATTATCAAATTGTGACTAACAATCCCACTGTAAAAGATGATTATGAAGAAGTAATTTTCGTTGAAGGTGGCTTTGGAGATGTGTTATTAAAAGTTAGAGATTTAGTTCACTCAGGTTTTGAACTTATTAATCATCCCCTAGGAGCAAGTAGCAGAATGTTTTTCTCTCCATATCGTTCGATTGCAATTCGTGAGAAATCACAGGGAAAACATGATATTCATGTAGAAACAATAGAAAACAGCATAGAAAACTATAATAAACATACCAGTATGAAAAAAGCAGACATGGCAAATAGTGAAGATTACGCTTTAATTGACAGTGAACTTTTAAAATCTTCATTACATGAGTTTGAAAGGATTTACAATTAA
- a CDS encoding glycine/sarcosine/betaine reductase component B subunit: MKLELRRIHIKDIQLGNETTVKNGVLTVNKEELINKLKEDERIKDVKLDVARPGEKVRIIPVKDVIEPRVKIEGTGNGFPGVSTKIAQLGDGKVNVLHGAAVVTIGDIVGFQEGVVDMWGEGAKWTPFSKTFNLVVDIIPVEGLAPHAHETTVRLAGLKAAEFVGEAGRNVEPDEVLVYEMGSHAEESKKYPDLPKVAYVEMLISQGLLHDGYIYGVNSQLILPTLLHPNEELDGAVISGNCVAACDKITTYQHQNNSAILDLYAQHGKTINFLGVILTPELTTLEGKFRTCDYTAKLCKSLGADGVIISEEGYGNPDSDLLMICKRLEDSGIKTVLITDECSGWDGMSQPLADTAKEAVAVVSTGNVSHVVKLSPADRVIGNAAAIATLAGGWEGSLEEDGTLSCELNAVIGATSEIGYHNCTVKLY, encoded by the coding sequence TTGAAACTTGAACTTAGAAGAATCCATATTAAAGATATTCAATTAGGAAATGAAACAACTGTAAAAAATGGAGTTCTAACAGTAAATAAAGAGGAATTAATCAATAAGCTTAAAGAAGATGAAAGAATTAAAGATGTTAAGCTTGATGTAGCAAGACCTGGAGAAAAGGTAAGAATTATTCCAGTTAAAGACGTAATTGAACCAAGAGTGAAAATTGAAGGAACAGGAAATGGTTTTCCAGGAGTATCCACTAAAATCGCTCAATTAGGAGATGGAAAGGTTAATGTACTTCATGGTGCAGCTGTTGTAACGATTGGTGACATTGTAGGATTCCAGGAAGGCGTAGTTGACATGTGGGGTGAAGGTGCAAAATGGACTCCATTTTCAAAGACTTTCAACCTAGTAGTTGATATTATACCTGTAGAAGGATTAGCACCACATGCTCATGAAACAACTGTTAGATTAGCAGGGCTTAAAGCAGCAGAGTTTGTAGGAGAAGCTGGAAGAAATGTAGAACCAGATGAAGTATTAGTATATGAAATGGGTAGCCACGCTGAAGAAAGCAAGAAATATCCAGATCTACCAAAGGTAGCATATGTAGAAATGCTTATTTCTCAAGGGTTATTACATGATGGATATATCTATGGAGTTAACAGCCAATTAATCTTACCAACTCTACTACATCCAAATGAGGAATTAGATGGAGCAGTAATCAGTGGTAACTGTGTTGCAGCATGTGATAAGATAACAACTTACCAACATCAAAACAATTCAGCAATCCTTGACTTATATGCACAACATGGAAAAACTATTAACTTCTTAGGAGTAATACTTACTCCAGAGTTAACTACTCTTGAAGGTAAATTTAGAACATGTGATTACACAGCTAAATTATGTAAGAGTCTAGGAGCAGACGGTGTTATTATATCTGAAGAAGGTTATGGTAACCCAGACTCAGACTTATTAATGATTTGTAAGAGATTAGAAGATTCAGGAATAAAGACAGTTCTAATAACTGACGAATGCTCAGGTTGGGACGGAATGAGTCAACCATTGGCAGATACAGCAAAAGAAGCAGTAGCCGTAGTGTCTACAGGTAATGTAAGTCATGTTGTTAAACTATCACCTGCTGATAGAGTAATAGGAAATGCAGCTGCTATTGCAACCTTAGCTGGTGGATGGGAAGGTTCATTAGAAGAAGATGGAACTTTAAGCTGTGAATTAAATGCAGTAATTGGAGCAACATCAGAGATTGGATATCATAACTGTACAGTTAAATTATATTAA